A region of Plantactinospora sp. BC1 DNA encodes the following proteins:
- a CDS encoding MFS transporter → MSSPPTVQQSTGTHRPDARTWGVLVVMCGAIFLEGIDVAMLNVALPSIRADLGLSTGTLQWVMSAYVLGYGGFMLLGGRAADLYGRRRMFLCWLLVFLLFSGLGGLATQSWMLVLARFVTGVAAAFMTPAGLSIITTSIPEGPQRNRALLVYAGIASGGYSLGLVVGGLLTAIDWRWVFFAPVLFALVLLIAAVPLVPRSPRPAPTGQGVDLAGAVTVTAALLLFVLTVERATHTGVAQTIGTAAASLALLGAFLTIEARSRTPLVRLGILRSAALVRANVTGLLFLAAFAGFQFIAVLYLQELRGWSTLETSLALLAVSVDVVLAPLLTPRLVARYGNPRVILGGLLLAAVSYALFLRIGPETTYPAMFPTVIILGVAFALVYGPLTIAATDGIAEREQGLAGGLLYTSIQFGTALGLSVVTAVNVAATGTDGGPAAMLDGYRAALLVPLAAVVVAAVVTAFGVRRRISSGDVEPGDGADLSTAVVRAPAEPVR, encoded by the coding sequence GTGTCCAGTCCACCGACAGTCCAGCAGTCCACCGGTACGCACCGGCCCGACGCGCGCACCTGGGGCGTGCTCGTGGTCATGTGCGGGGCGATCTTCCTGGAGGGCATCGACGTGGCGATGCTCAACGTCGCCCTGCCGTCGATCCGCGCCGACCTCGGCCTCTCCACCGGCACCCTGCAATGGGTGATGAGCGCCTACGTCCTCGGCTACGGCGGCTTCATGCTGCTCGGCGGTCGCGCCGCCGACCTCTACGGGCGGCGTCGGATGTTCCTCTGCTGGCTGCTCGTCTTCCTGCTCTTCTCCGGACTCGGCGGGCTGGCGACGCAGAGCTGGATGCTCGTGCTGGCCCGGTTCGTCACCGGCGTCGCCGCCGCGTTCATGACCCCCGCCGGACTCTCGATCATCACCACCAGCATCCCCGAGGGACCGCAGCGAAACCGCGCCCTGCTGGTCTACGCCGGGATCGCCTCCGGTGGGTACTCGCTCGGGCTCGTCGTCGGCGGCCTGCTGACTGCGATCGACTGGCGCTGGGTCTTCTTCGCCCCGGTACTCTTCGCGCTGGTCCTGCTGATCGCGGCGGTACCGCTGGTGCCGCGATCGCCCCGGCCCGCGCCGACCGGCCAGGGGGTCGACCTGGCCGGCGCGGTCACCGTGACCGCCGCGCTGCTGCTCTTCGTCCTGACCGTCGAGCGGGCCACCCACACCGGCGTCGCGCAGACCATCGGTACGGCCGCCGCGTCGTTGGCCCTGCTCGGCGCGTTCCTCACCATCGAGGCACGGTCCCGTACCCCGCTGGTCCGGCTCGGCATCCTCCGCTCCGCGGCACTGGTCCGGGCGAACGTCACCGGGCTGCTCTTCCTCGCCGCCTTCGCCGGCTTCCAGTTCATCGCCGTGCTCTATCTCCAGGAACTGCGCGGCTGGTCGACCCTGGAGACGAGTCTCGCCCTGCTGGCCGTCAGCGTGGACGTCGTACTCGCCCCGTTGCTGACACCCCGGCTGGTCGCCCGGTACGGCAATCCTCGGGTGATCCTCGGCGGCCTGCTCCTCGCCGCCGTCTCGTACGCGCTCTTCCTGCGGATCGGCCCGGAGACGACGTACCCGGCGATGTTTCCGACGGTGATCATCCTCGGCGTGGCGTTCGCGCTGGTCTACGGGCCGCTCACCATCGCCGCCACCGACGGGATCGCGGAGCGGGAACAGGGCCTGGCCGGCGGGCTGCTCTACACGTCGATCCAGTTCGGAACCGCCCTCGGCCTCTCCGTGGTGACCGCCGTCAACGTCGCCGCCACCGGCACCGACGGCGGCCCGGCAGCGATGCTCGACGGCTATCGGGCGGCCCTGCTGGTGCCGCTGGCCGCCGTCGTCGTCGCGGCCGTGGTCACCGCCTTCGGGGTACGCCGCCGCATCTCCTCCGGGGATGTCGAGCCGGGGGACGGGGCCGACCTGTCGACCGCCGTCGTCAGGGCGCCGGCGGAACCCGTCCGCTGA
- a CDS encoding Scr1 family TA system antitoxin-like transcriptional regulator, whose protein sequence is MSSRGTGPTCRPPSSGRRRNPSADLPTGTGQPRFRGWPVPAAGDGPISAGSEGGRSARRHHPARLRWAPSTPPHVVPATTGLWLGQSGPFVIASFEEGPDVAFLEDHLQGRVVTDPRAVAALQRSWEIVRAVALPRDLSRDLILKLVNEL, encoded by the coding sequence ATGTCGAGCCGGGGGACGGGGCCGACCTGTCGACCGCCGTCGTCAGGGCGCCGGCGGAACCCGTCCGCTGACCTCCCGACGGGTACGGGTCAGCCTCGGTTTCGCGGCTGGCCCGTACCCGCTGCCGGTGACGGGCCTATATCCGCCGGATCGGAAGGCGGCCGGTCCGCCCGCCGGCACCACCCGGCGCGGCTTCGGTGGGCGCCGTCCACACCGCCGCACGTCGTGCCAGCGACGACCGGACTCTGGCTCGGGCAGTCCGGGCCGTTCGTGATCGCGTCCTTTGAGGAGGGTCCGGACGTCGCGTTCCTGGAGGACCACCTACAGGGGCGGGTGGTCACGGATCCCAGGGCGGTTGCCGCCCTACAGCGGTCGTGGGAGATTGTCAGGGCGGTAGCGCTGCCGCGTGACCTCTCTCGGGACCTGATTCTGAAGCTGGTGAACGAATTGTGA
- a CDS encoding MFS transporter, with product MTPVDPAPPPEPETTSAPSDQERTPPAELRRVVSASLVGTALEWYDFFIYGTAAALVFDEIFFPDAEPAVGTLVAFATFGVAFLFRPVGGFFFGRLGDRIGRRSTLIITTLVMGIATGLIGLLPTYDQIGVWAPILLVLMRICQGLGAGAEFGGASTLLAEHAPPERRGYYASYAQTGVQIGLVLGTVSFLLVGMLPDDQLESWGWRIPFLASFLMIFVTVYVRLRVTESPVFRRMERSRTVVRTPILDTLKMYPRNFLVGIGAHICDTAIVYIFATFSVAYLTNELDQPRWVALTGVILMGLVVIAVQPIYGALSDRIGRKPLNVFSVVFTAAFAFPYFWLLNTEVTALIWLALIIAGGIGFAPMIAVQPAFYAELFGAGVRYTGFAASREIGAAISGFSPLVAAALLGAADGSPWLVALWIIFTAVVSLVAFLVARETRTMDINAVHAYQEGPEAGPGATPPTASTPVETAR from the coding sequence ATGACACCGGTGGACCCCGCGCCCCCGCCTGAGCCCGAAACCACCTCCGCTCCCTCCGACCAGGAGCGCACCCCACCCGCCGAGCTGCGCCGGGTCGTCTCGGCCTCGCTGGTCGGCACCGCCCTGGAGTGGTACGACTTCTTCATCTACGGCACCGCAGCCGCGCTGGTCTTCGACGAGATCTTCTTCCCGGACGCCGAGCCGGCGGTCGGCACGCTCGTCGCGTTCGCCACCTTCGGGGTGGCGTTCCTGTTCCGTCCGGTCGGCGGCTTCTTCTTCGGCCGGCTCGGTGACCGGATCGGCCGGCGCTCCACACTGATCATCACCACCCTGGTGATGGGCATCGCGACCGGGCTGATCGGCCTGCTGCCGACGTACGACCAGATCGGGGTCTGGGCGCCGATCCTGCTGGTACTGATGCGGATCTGCCAGGGGCTCGGCGCCGGAGCCGAGTTCGGCGGCGCGTCGACCCTGCTCGCCGAGCACGCCCCACCGGAGCGGCGCGGCTACTACGCCTCGTACGCCCAGACCGGGGTGCAGATCGGTCTGGTGCTCGGTACCGTCTCGTTCCTGCTGGTCGGGATGCTCCCCGACGACCAGCTCGAATCCTGGGGCTGGCGGATCCCGTTCCTGGCCAGCTTCCTGATGATCTTCGTGACCGTCTACGTACGGCTCCGGGTCACCGAGTCGCCGGTGTTCCGCCGGATGGAGCGCAGCCGCACCGTGGTCCGGACGCCGATCCTGGACACCCTGAAGATGTACCCCCGCAACTTCCTGGTCGGGATCGGGGCGCACATCTGCGACACCGCGATCGTCTACATCTTCGCCACCTTCAGCGTCGCCTACCTGACCAACGAACTCGACCAGCCGCGCTGGGTGGCGCTGACCGGCGTGATCCTGATGGGGCTGGTGGTGATCGCGGTCCAGCCGATCTACGGCGCACTCTCGGACCGGATCGGCCGCAAGCCGCTCAACGTGTTCAGCGTGGTCTTCACCGCCGCCTTCGCCTTCCCGTACTTCTGGCTGCTCAACACCGAGGTGACCGCGCTGATCTGGCTGGCACTGATCATCGCCGGTGGCATCGGCTTCGCACCGATGATCGCCGTACAGCCGGCGTTCTACGCGGAACTGTTCGGTGCCGGGGTCCGCTACACCGGCTTCGCCGCCTCCCGGGAGATCGGCGCCGCCATCTCCGGCTTCTCCCCACTGGTCGCGGCGGCACTGCTCGGCGCCGCCGACGGCTCACCCTGGCTGGTCGCACTCTGGATCATCTTCACCGCCGTCGTGTCGCTGGTGGCGTTCCTGGTCGCCCGGGAGACCCGGACGATGGACATCAACGCCGTGCACGCGTACCAGGAGGGACCGGAAGCCGGTCCGGGAGCGACGCCGCCGACGGCCTCCACCCCGGTGGAGACGGCGCGATGA
- a CDS encoding DUF4352 domain-containing protein, producing the protein MTSPDQPGEQPYRPGGGSGEPPPAGDRPAEPVPRSWDWAIDPPPPEGPTREPTPDPAAGSSVDEIPDPIPLTGRFPDTVAPGAGPPSPPRPEGPPPPDWSTPETRVSTPPLSGYPPPQPPQPPIWASQPAAPEAGTGPEAGRPPPGGPARTPEFVRQTDRRWWFVLGLVAAVLSCCCVAAAVIALAWGPDFYTGLRDPAPRIVGLNQPARDGDLEFQVHSVRCGFTEVGDPLVSQLAVGQFCLVDLAVRNLGARPVTFQDSLQIAYGPAGQRFGVDTSAGLLANADQVSFLSEINPGNRVTGAVVYDIPPDARIVRLRLRTAATSPGIQVRTG; encoded by the coding sequence ATGACCAGCCCCGACCAGCCCGGCGAGCAGCCGTACCGGCCCGGCGGCGGTTCCGGCGAGCCACCGCCGGCCGGGGACCGCCCGGCCGAGCCGGTCCCCCGGTCGTGGGACTGGGCGATCGACCCGCCGCCGCCGGAGGGGCCGACCCGGGAGCCGACCCCGGATCCGGCGGCCGGGTCCTCGGTCGACGAGATCCCGGATCCAATCCCGCTGACCGGCCGCTTCCCCGACACGGTCGCCCCCGGCGCGGGCCCGCCCTCCCCACCCCGCCCCGAGGGGCCGCCACCACCGGACTGGTCCACGCCGGAGACCCGGGTCAGCACTCCGCCGCTGAGCGGTTACCCCCCGCCGCAGCCACCGCAGCCGCCGATCTGGGCATCCCAACCGGCCGCACCGGAGGCGGGAACCGGGCCGGAGGCGGGCCGACCACCGCCCGGCGGACCCGCCCGGACTCCCGAGTTCGTACGCCAGACCGACCGGCGGTGGTGGTTCGTACTCGGTCTCGTCGCCGCGGTGCTCTCCTGCTGTTGCGTGGCCGCCGCGGTGATCGCGCTCGCCTGGGGGCCGGACTTCTACACCGGGCTGCGCGACCCGGCCCCCCGGATCGTCGGCCTCAACCAGCCGGCCCGGGACGGCGACCTCGAATTCCAGGTGCACTCCGTGCGCTGCGGCTTCACCGAGGTCGGCGACCCGCTGGTCAGCCAGCTCGCGGTCGGGCAGTTCTGCCTGGTCGACCTCGCGGTACGCAACCTGGGCGCCCGACCGGTGACCTTCCAGGACAGCCTTCAGATCGCGTACGGACCGGCGGGGCAGCGGTTCGGGGTCGACACTTCGGCCGGACTGCTCGCCAACGCCGACCAGGTCAGCTTCCTCAGCGAGATCAACCCCGGCAACCGGGTCACCGGGGCGGTGGTCTACGACATCCCGCCGGACGCCCGGATCGTCCGGCTCCGGCTGCGTACCGCCGCCACCTCGCCCGGGATCCAGGTCCGCACCGGATAG
- a CDS encoding threonine/serine dehydratase: protein MVDLVTVDDVRAAAGDLTGVVLRTPLLPCRWDDRLWLKPESLQPVGSFKLRGVTHAVARLDAERRARGVVTHSSGNHGQALAYAARARGVPCTVVIPEGATAAKVDQVRALGAEVRMVAPADRLPVAEAIAAEQGRTLIPPFDNRRIIAGQGTIGLEVLADLPELDVLLVPVGGGGLSSGVATAVKALRPAARVIGVEPALAADAAESLRSGELRQWEPARTYRTSADGLRTNLSALTFAHLRARLDGIVTVSEEEIAAATTRLVRDARLVVEPSGAVATAARMFHAAELPAGRTVAVVSGGNVDPAVLAAAAGRPDPG, encoded by the coding sequence GTGGTTGATCTCGTTACCGTCGACGACGTACGGGCCGCAGCGGGGGACCTGACCGGTGTGGTGCTGCGTACGCCGTTGCTGCCCTGCCGCTGGGACGACCGGCTCTGGCTGAAGCCGGAGAGCCTGCAACCGGTCGGCTCGTTCAAGCTGCGCGGCGTGACGCACGCGGTGGCCCGGCTCGACGCCGAACGGCGGGCCCGGGGCGTGGTCACGCACTCCTCCGGCAACCACGGGCAGGCGCTCGCCTACGCCGCCCGGGCCCGGGGCGTGCCGTGCACGGTCGTGATTCCCGAGGGCGCCACGGCGGCAAAGGTCGACCAGGTACGCGCCCTCGGTGCCGAGGTGCGCATGGTCGCCCCGGCCGACCGGCTGCCGGTCGCCGAGGCGATCGCCGCCGAGCAGGGACGGACCCTGATCCCGCCCTTCGACAACCGGCGGATCATCGCCGGTCAGGGCACCATCGGGCTGGAGGTGCTGGCGGACCTGCCGGAGCTGGACGTGTTGCTGGTGCCGGTCGGCGGGGGCGGGCTCTCCTCCGGGGTCGCGACCGCGGTCAAGGCGCTGCGCCCGGCAGCCCGGGTGATCGGGGTCGAGCCGGCGCTCGCCGCCGACGCCGCCGAGTCGCTGCGCAGCGGCGAGCTGCGGCAGTGGGAACCGGCCCGTACCTACCGGACCAGCGCGGACGGGCTGCGAACCAACCTTTCGGCGCTGACCTTCGCCCACCTCCGCGCCCGGCTGGACGGCATCGTGACGGTCAGCGAGGAGGAGATCGCCGCCGCGACGACCCGGCTGGTCCGGGACGCCCGGCTGGTGGTGGAGCCGAGCGGCGCGGTGGCCACCGCCGCCCGGATGTTCCACGCCGCCGAGCTGCCCGCCGGGCGTACAGTGGCGGTGGTGAGCGGCGGCAACGTCGACCCGGCGGTACTGGCGGCCGCCGCCGGCCGCCCCGACCCGGGCTGA
- a CDS encoding IclR family transcriptional regulator translates to MADRTGASASDKTFAVLEALVEHSRLTDIAAATNLPKATVHRILQVMVERGLARPAGNGDYFTGPRMLALAGRVMHRLDLPARVRPELEELQRRTGRTVHLALLHGDEAVYVAKVEAGKPYQLASRVGMSLDLHSTSIGKAVLATLDDDRVVALAERTGLRRHTPGTIVEVGKLLAELATVRSRGWAEDHEENEPGVSATGAAVYDHAGHVIGGVSAATLSYEAADQPADEVGRQVVEAAGQVSRALGARTVPG, encoded by the coding sequence ATGGCTGACCGGACCGGTGCGAGCGCCTCGGACAAGACGTTCGCGGTGTTGGAGGCACTGGTCGAGCACAGCCGGCTGACCGACATCGCGGCGGCGACGAACCTGCCGAAGGCAACCGTGCACCGGATTCTCCAGGTGATGGTCGAACGCGGGCTGGCCCGGCCCGCCGGCAACGGGGACTATTTCACCGGCCCCCGGATGCTGGCGCTGGCCGGCCGGGTGATGCACCGGCTGGACCTGCCCGCCCGGGTACGCCCGGAGCTGGAGGAGCTGCAACGGCGCACCGGCCGTACCGTGCACCTGGCGCTGCTGCACGGTGACGAGGCGGTCTACGTGGCCAAGGTGGAGGCGGGCAAGCCGTACCAGCTCGCCTCCCGGGTCGGGATGAGCCTCGACCTGCACAGTACGTCGATCGGCAAGGCCGTCCTGGCGACCCTGGACGACGACCGGGTGGTGGCGCTCGCCGAGCGGACCGGGCTGCGCCGGCACACCCCGGGGACGATCGTCGAGGTCGGGAAGCTGCTCGCCGAACTCGCCACGGTCCGGTCCCGGGGCTGGGCCGAGGACCACGAGGAGAACGAGCCCGGGGTCTCCGCGACCGGCGCGGCGGTGTACGACCACGCCGGGCACGTGATCGGCGGGGTGAGCGCGGCGACGCTGAGCTACGAGGCGGCCGACCAGCCGGCGGACGAGGTGGGCCGGCAGGTGGTCGAGGCCGCCGGCCAGGTCTCCCGGGCCCTCGGCGCCCGCACCGTCCCGGGCTGA
- a CDS encoding Ldh family oxidoreductase — translation MAHGEDRDQTGDRATAHRSPSWSTVPTSRAPDQPAAGADDGVTPVAVPADELVEIAARILATAGSPEPTARTVAVSLVESDLVGHDSHGVRRLVPYVDAVRGGMIDPSADPVVRRRHRATAVVDGRRGFGQLAARLAVTEARDLAREYGVGVVTIGNCNHIGRLGEYVQTLAETDAVGLAFCNIDPTVAPYGGRERRLGTNPLAWSAPRADGRPPVVVDFATSAIAEGKLALSLARQERVGTGLLVDAEGRDSTDPADFYTGGALLPFGQHKGYGLSVMIEIVGGLLSGAGVSSLPGYDNTNGTVLIAIDIETFVPVSGFRSRSEEFCRLLGDTAPAVDTDPGPDGVLVPGEKEARTRAARISEGITLAPSTWRELAELPGGPELPGVPVPVPHPRSRADGAAPSPEENPDDTGGPRAPA, via the coding sequence ATGGCGCACGGCGAGGACCGCGACCAGACCGGCGACCGGGCGACGGCACACCGTTCGCCGTCCTGGTCGACCGTGCCGACCAGCCGCGCGCCGGACCAGCCCGCAGCGGGGGCCGACGACGGGGTGACCCCGGTCGCCGTACCCGCCGACGAGCTGGTGGAGATCGCCGCCCGGATCCTCGCCACCGCCGGCAGCCCGGAACCGACCGCCCGGACCGTCGCCGTCTCGCTGGTCGAATCCGACCTGGTCGGGCACGACTCGCACGGGGTACGCCGGCTGGTCCCGTACGTCGACGCGGTGCGCGGGGGCATGATCGATCCCTCGGCCGACCCCGTCGTCCGACGCCGGCACCGGGCCACCGCCGTCGTCGACGGCCGGCGCGGATTCGGCCAGCTCGCCGCCCGGCTGGCCGTGACCGAGGCCCGCGACCTCGCCCGGGAGTACGGCGTCGGCGTGGTGACGATCGGCAACTGCAACCACATCGGCCGACTCGGCGAGTACGTGCAGACGCTCGCCGAAACGGACGCGGTCGGGCTGGCGTTCTGCAACATCGACCCGACCGTCGCCCCGTACGGCGGCCGGGAGCGCCGGCTCGGCACCAACCCGCTCGCCTGGTCGGCGCCCCGGGCCGACGGGCGGCCCCCGGTGGTCGTCGACTTCGCCACCTCCGCGATCGCCGAGGGCAAGCTCGCGCTCTCGCTGGCCCGGCAGGAGCGGGTCGGCACCGGCCTGCTGGTCGACGCGGAGGGCCGCGACTCGACCGACCCGGCCGACTTCTACACGGGAGGCGCGCTGCTGCCGTTCGGCCAGCACAAGGGCTACGGCCTCAGCGTGATGATCGAGATCGTCGGCGGGCTGCTCTCCGGCGCCGGAGTGTCCAGCCTGCCCGGCTACGACAACACCAACGGCACCGTACTGATCGCCATCGACATCGAGACCTTCGTACCGGTCTCCGGATTCCGGAGCCGGTCGGAGGAGTTCTGCCGACTGCTCGGCGACACCGCGCCCGCCGTCGACACCGACCCCGGCCCGGACGGCGTGCTGGTGCCCGGCGAGAAGGAGGCGCGGACCCGCGCCGCCCGGATCTCCGAGGGGATCACCCTCGCCCCGTCCACCTGGCGCGAACTGGCCGAGCTGCCGGGCGGACCCGAGCTGCCCGGCGTACCCGTACCCGTACCCCACCCCCGAAGCCGCGCCGACGGCGCGGCCCCCTCGCCCGAGGAGAACCCTGATGACACCGGTGGACCCCGCGCCCCCGCCTGA
- a CDS encoding DUF418 domain-containing protein, producing the protein MTTATAVTAPRTRIPDLDALRAFALLGILVVNITFVATGYSLNVTDPAYDSWLDDAVRWANLSFFGMKFYLLFSFMFGYSFVLQTEAAARAGAAFRPRMVRRLLGLFALGAVNAVFLISGDILTVYALLGAVLLAMRGVRDRTALIVAAALYGYLLLSIGSSILFLDMSSYFDHAGQVAAAQESAANLAGGFGSVVHEHIAILPLYALSQLTVQGPTTLAMFLLGMVAARRRVLVGLTGRESWLRIVQLVGFPVGIVGGAVYASLGGNGNTLGVLVSAMTAPLLAAAYAATLIRVVHSERGRSLGTALAPAGRMALSNYLGQSVATLLIFTGVGFGLVGQVSPLEMMLFAVAIFAGQVVLSRWWLARHGHGPAEWLLRWLTNAERPAWRRLPRPVG; encoded by the coding sequence GTGACCACAGCCACCGCCGTAACGGCCCCCCGGACCCGCATCCCCGACCTCGACGCACTGCGCGCCTTCGCGCTGCTCGGCATCCTCGTCGTCAACATCACCTTCGTGGCGACCGGCTACAGCCTGAACGTGACCGACCCGGCGTACGACTCGTGGCTGGACGACGCGGTGCGCTGGGCCAACCTCAGCTTCTTCGGGATGAAGTTCTACCTGCTCTTCTCGTTCATGTTCGGCTACAGCTTCGTGCTCCAGACGGAGGCGGCGGCGCGGGCCGGGGCGGCGTTCCGGCCCCGGATGGTACGCCGGCTGCTCGGCCTGTTCGCCCTCGGCGCGGTCAACGCGGTCTTCCTGATCAGCGGCGACATCCTCACCGTCTACGCGCTGCTCGGCGCGGTCCTGCTGGCGATGCGCGGGGTACGGGACCGTACGGCGCTGATCGTCGCCGCCGCGCTCTACGGCTATCTGCTGCTGAGCATCGGGTCGAGCATCCTCTTCCTGGACATGTCGAGCTACTTCGACCACGCGGGTCAGGTCGCCGCCGCACAGGAGTCGGCCGCCAACCTGGCCGGCGGGTTCGGCTCGGTGGTGCACGAGCACATCGCGATCCTGCCGCTCTACGCCCTCTCCCAGTTGACCGTGCAGGGTCCGACCACGCTGGCGATGTTCCTGCTCGGCATGGTCGCCGCCCGGCGGCGGGTACTGGTCGGGCTCACCGGCCGCGAGTCGTGGCTGCGGATCGTCCAGCTCGTCGGTTTCCCGGTCGGCATCGTCGGCGGCGCCGTCTACGCCTCGCTCGGCGGCAACGGCAACACCCTCGGGGTACTCGTGAGTGCGATGACGGCGCCGCTGCTGGCCGCCGCGTACGCCGCCACGCTGATCCGGGTGGTGCACAGCGAACGCGGCCGCTCGCTCGGTACGGCGTTGGCCCCGGCCGGCCGGATGGCGCTGTCGAACTACCTCGGCCAGTCGGTCGCCACGCTGCTGATTTTCACCGGTGTCGGCTTCGGCCTGGTGGGTCAGGTGTCCCCGCTGGAGATGATGCTCTTCGCGGTCGCGATCTTCGCCGGCCAGGTCGTGCTCAGCCGCTGGTGGCTGGCGCGGCACGGACACGGCCCGGCCGAGTGGCTGCTGCGCTGGCTCACCAACGCGGAACGCCCCGCCTGGCGGCGTCTGCCCCGGCCGGTCGGCTAG
- a CDS encoding SDR family NAD(P)-dependent oxidoreductase: protein MNLEKTVAVVTGGGTGIGRAVSLALARAGADAVVVNFSRSRAEAEETAERARERAGRSRAFAADVTDDAQVRAMAEQVVATFGRVDVLVNNAGGTRAVEHPDLDGLTDDIWRDVLDLNLLGAFRCARAFAPALRETGGAIVNISSISGYRAGGSSIAYGVSKAAMLQLTRNLAVALAPEVRVNAVAPGTVQHTRWQPGLHGEEGFAQRSAQERELVPLRRTADPEHVAQAVLGLLGMDMVTGEAVIVDGGKHVVY from the coding sequence ATGAACCTGGAGAAGACCGTCGCCGTGGTCACCGGCGGAGGCACCGGGATCGGCCGGGCGGTGAGCCTGGCGCTGGCCCGGGCCGGCGCGGACGCCGTGGTGGTCAACTTCAGCCGGTCCCGGGCCGAGGCCGAGGAGACGGCGGAACGGGCCCGGGAGCGGGCCGGCCGCTCCCGGGCGTTCGCCGCCGACGTCACCGACGACGCCCAGGTACGCGCGATGGCCGAGCAGGTGGTCGCCACCTTCGGCCGGGTCGACGTGCTGGTCAACAACGCCGGTGGTACCCGGGCGGTCGAACACCCCGACCTGGACGGGCTGACCGACGACATCTGGCGGGACGTGCTCGACCTGAACCTGCTCGGCGCGTTCCGCTGCGCCCGCGCCTTCGCGCCCGCGCTGCGGGAGACCGGCGGGGCGATCGTGAACATCTCGTCGATCTCCGGCTACCGGGCCGGCGGCTCCTCGATCGCGTACGGGGTGAGTAAGGCGGCGATGCTCCAGCTCACCCGCAACCTGGCGGTGGCGCTCGCCCCCGAGGTACGGGTCAACGCGGTGGCGCCCGGCACGGTGCAGCACACCCGCTGGCAGCCCGGCCTGCACGGCGAGGAGGGTTTCGCCCAGCGGAGCGCCCAGGAGCGGGAGCTGGTGCCGCTGCGCCGGACCGCCGACCCGGAACACGTCGCGCAGGCGGTGCTCGGGCTGCTCGGCATGGACATGGTCACCGGCGAGGCGGTCATCGTGGACGGCGGCAAACACGTCGTGTACTAG
- a CDS encoding helix-turn-helix domain-containing protein, producing the protein MEEGTSKSPGYCTGTEGDYTARQWDGREDCEVRQILDRIADKWSLLVIALLDRQSLRFTELRREIDGISQRMLTVTLRQLERDGLVQRTVHPVVPPRVDYALTPLGVTLHHTIQSLVHWTESHLDEIAAARTRYDERAATSTR; encoded by the coding sequence GTGGAAGAAGGCACTTCGAAGTCACCCGGTTACTGCACGGGAACCGAGGGCGACTACACGGCCCGGCAGTGGGACGGGCGCGAGGACTGCGAGGTACGCCAGATCCTCGACCGGATCGCCGACAAGTGGTCGTTGCTGGTCATCGCCCTGCTCGACCGGCAGAGCCTGCGCTTCACCGAACTGCGCCGGGAGATCGACGGAATCAGCCAACGGATGCTCACCGTCACACTGCGCCAGCTCGAACGCGACGGACTCGTCCAGCGCACCGTCCACCCGGTCGTACCGCCCCGGGTGGACTACGCGCTCACCCCGCTCGGCGTCACCCTGCACCACACGATCCAGTCGCTGGTGCACTGGACCGAATCCCACCTGGACGAGATCGCCGCCGCCCGTACCAGGTACGACGAGCGCGCGGCGACGTCGACGCGATGA
- a CDS encoding nuclear transport factor 2 family protein has translation MDTDRFADAPPVELPSHRAIENLIARYYELLDTGDFAGLSDLVADASVTLDGGPPLDGRDAVERLVHDTLVLYDDGTPRTRHVASNLVVEVDEAAGSAQSSSYVTVFQALPDFPLQVVASGRCRDRFERRDAGWRFTERWIRTDLLGDVSHHLRGPAG, from the coding sequence ATGGACACCGACCGCTTCGCCGACGCCCCACCCGTCGAGCTGCCCAGCCACCGGGCGATCGAGAACCTGATCGCCCGGTACTACGAACTGCTGGACACCGGGGACTTCGCCGGACTCTCCGACCTCGTCGCGGACGCCAGCGTCACCCTCGACGGCGGCCCACCCCTGGACGGCCGGGACGCGGTCGAGCGGCTGGTCCACGACACGCTGGTGCTCTACGACGACGGGACGCCGCGTACCAGGCATGTGGCCAGCAACCTCGTCGTAGAGGTCGACGAGGCGGCCGGCAGCGCCCAGTCCAGCTCGTACGTCACGGTCTTCCAGGCGCTACCCGACTTTCCGCTCCAGGTGGTGGCGAGTGGACGGTGCCGGGACCGCTTCGAGCGGCGCGACGCCGGTTGGCGCTTCACGGAACGGTGGATCAGGACGGATCTCCTCGGCGACGTCAGCCACCACCTACGCGGCCCGGCCGGCTAG
- a CDS encoding DUF397 domain-containing protein, with product MSTEPRWRKSSRSNAGSAECVQVADDLGGAVGVRDSKDPDGPVLAFAPGAWRAFVAGVPGRRRW from the coding sequence GTGAGTACCGAGCCGCGCTGGAGGAAGTCGAGCCGAAGCAACGCCGGCTCCGCCGAGTGCGTGCAGGTTGCCGACGATCTGGGCGGGGCGGTCGGCGTACGGGACTCGAAGGATCCGGACGGGCCGGTGCTGGCCTTCGCGCCCGGGGCGTGGCGGGCGTTCGTCGCTGGTGTACCGGGCCGACGACGGTGGTGA